A DNA window from Pyrus communis chromosome 3, drPyrComm1.1, whole genome shotgun sequence contains the following coding sequences:
- the LOC137728564 gene encoding polyphenol oxidase, chloroplastic-like, with protein MVVELSKFPITLDSVINVIVPQPKIEDQGGRGRGGAGVQAIKFIADDVVKFDVHVNDEEDALSRPDKAEYAGSLKTVTTSLQLGIIDLKDDNSADGDDNIKVTLVPKYVKRPITIRRIKIDFLK; from the exons ATGGTCGTTGAACTCAGCAAGTTCCCGATCACTCTAGACTCTGTAATCAACGTGATTGTACCGCAGCCAAAAATCGAGGACCAAggtggaagaggaagaggaggtgCTGGCGTTCAGGCGATCAAGTTCATAGCGGACGACGTCGTGAAGTTTGACGTTCACGTGAACGACGAGGAGGACGCCCTAAGTCGACCCGATAAGGCCGAGTACGCTGGGAGCTTG AAGACGGTGACAACGAGCCTCCAACTTGGGATAATAGACTTGAAGGATGACAATAGTGCTGATGGTGACGACAATATTAAGGTTACCTTGGTCCCAAAGTATGTCAAACGACCCATTACTATCCGTCGGATAAAGATCGACTTTCTGAAGTAG
- the LOC137728654 gene encoding polyphenol oxidase latent form, chloroplastic-like, translated as MATAPSPTGSTTTMGTYSSLIISNNSYSAFLPNKSQLSFSGESKRYIARRSSISCKATNPNNNNNNNEKQNQQEQSNNLLGKLDRRNVLIGLGGLYGATTLAPKPLAFADPLAAPDLTTCKLAEITTGGETVECCPPVSTKIKIFTPDTSIQLRTRPAAHLVTDEYLAKFKKAQALMRALPEDDPRSMVQQAKVHCAYCNGAYPQVGFPDIDIQVHFSWLFFPFHRMYLYFYERILGKLIDDPTFALPYWNWDSLEGFPIPDIYTDTTSPLYDQYRNAAHQPPVLVDLGYGGTDDDVDDQTRTDENLAIMYRQMVSGAKTPALFFGHEYRAGDTTTGTYAGTIENSPHNNIHLWCGDPNQTNNEDMGNFYSAGRDPLFYAHHCNVDRMWNIWKTLGGKRKDPTDTDWLDAEFLFYDENAELVSCKVRDSIHPEKDLRYTYEPVNVPWLFTKPTARKPKTKTKAKVAATELTTKFPATFDSKTTVEVARPKPKKRTKKEKSNEEEVLVIKDIEFVSNEAVKFDVFINDDADSLSRKDKSEFAGSFVHVPHQQKTGTKKKTNLKLGITDLLEDLGAEDASSVLVTLVPRVAKSTVTVGGFEIEFSS; from the exons ATGGCTACTGCACCCTCTCCCACTGGTTCTACCACCACCATGGGCACTTACTCTTCTCTGATTATCTCCAACAATTCCTACTCCGCCTTCCTCCCAAACAAATCCCAACTTTCCTTCTCTGGAGAAAGCAAGCGCTACATTGCACGTAGATCATCGATCTCATGCAAAGCCACAAaccctaataataataataataacaatgaGAAACAGAACCAACAAGAGCAATCAAATAATTTGTTGGGAAAGTTGGACAGGAGAAATGTCCTAATTGGCCTTGGCGGCCTCTACGGCGCCACCACCCTTGCCCCGAAACCATTGGCCTTCGCCGACCCACTGGCCGCACCCGACCTAACCACATGCAAGCTGGCCGAAATCACCACCGGAGGTGAAACAGTGGAGTGTTGCCCACCGGTCTCTACAAAGATCAAAATCTTCACCCCTGACACGTCCATCCAATTGCGGACCAGGCCCGCTGCCCATCTGGTCACGGACGAGTACTTGGCCAAGTTCAAGAAAGCTCAAGCGCTCATGCGTGCCCTACCCGAAGACGACCCACGTAGCATGGTTCAACAAGCCAAGGTTCATTGTGCCTATTGCAATGGGGCTTATCCACAAGTAGGGTTTCCTGACATTGACATCCAAGTCCACTTTTCCTGGCTTTTCTTTCCCTTCCACCGCATGTACTTGTATTTCTACGAGAGAATCCTTGGCAAGCTCATTGATGACCCAACTTTTGCTCTCCCATACTGGAATTGGGACTCTCTTGAAG GCTTTCCAATTCCCGACATTTATACAGACACCACCTCCCCACTTTACGATCAGTACCGTAACGCCGCACACCAGCCCCCTGTGCTGGTGGACCTCGGCTACGGTGGAACCGATGATGACGTGGACGACCAGACAAGAACAGATGAAAATTTAGCCATCATGTACCGGCAAATGGTTTCCGGTGCCAAAACTCCTGCTCTATTTTTCGGCCACGAATATAGGGCCGGAGACACAACGACAGGGACTTACGCTGGCACTATTGAGAACAGTCCTCACAATAACATCCATCTTTGGTGCGGTGACCCGAACCAGACCAACAACGAGGACATGGGCAACTTCTACTCCGCTGGTCGGGATCCCCTGTTTTACGCCCACCATTGTAACGTGGACCGGATGTGGAACATTTGGAAAACCCTCGGAGGCAAGCGCAAGGACCCAACCGACACCGATTGGCTCGACGCTGAGTTTCTTTTCTACGACGAAAACGCGGAGCTTGTGAGCTGTAAGGTTCGGGACAGCATCCATCCTGAGAAAGATCTTCGTTATACTTACGAGCCTGTTAATGTTCCATGGCTGTTCACGAAGCCAACCGCTCGTAAGCCGAAGACCAAGACCAAAGCCAAGGTGGCTGCTACTGAGCTGACAACCAAGTTCCCAGCAACGTTTGACTCAAAGACGACGGTGGAGGTAGCGCGGCCAAAGCCGAAGAAGAGgaccaagaaggagaagagcaACGAGGAGGAGGTGCTGGTCATCAAGGACATCGAGTTTGTGAGCAACGAGGCGGTGAAGTTCGATGTGTTTATTAATGACGATGCTGATTCGCTGAGTCGAAAGGACAAGTCTGAGTTTGCCGGGAGTTTTGTGCACGTGCCGCATCAACAGAAGACTGGGACCAAGAAGAAGACGAACCTGAAACTGGGAATCACGGACTTGTTGGAGGATTTGGGAGCGGAGGATGCAAGCTCTGTGCTGGTGACGTTGGTCCCTAGGGTTGCGAAATCTACTGTCACCGTTGGTGGTTTTGAGATCGAGTTTTCTTCTTGA
- the LOC137728565 gene encoding putative F-box protein At1g23770: MLANQRTGSTISLSYTLPEILRNQGNTGREVERVVLKFKNFGHFVNVYGSLANDGSSPYQVCLDKNRFAPTIKFIYETQNVNDRDGFILELLKIVKDEITFPLLIDLCTKAGLPAPPPYASSTGAQNEDSGANSYHC, translated from the coding sequence ATGTTGGCCAATCAAAGGACGGGTTCAACGATTTCGCTTTCGTATACTCTGCCTGAGATATTGCGAAATCAGGGCAATACTGGTAGAGAGGTTGAAAGGGTTGTGTTGAAGTTTAAGAATTTTGGGCATTTTGTGAATGTCTATGGGTCTTTGGCAAATGACGGTTCTTCGCCCTATCAAGTATGTTTGGACAAAAACAGATTTGCCCCAACGATTAAATTCATTTATGAAACCCAAAATGTCAATGACAGAGATGGGTTCATTTTAGAGTTATTGAAGATTGTGAAAGATGAGATCACATTCCCATTGTTGATTGATCTTTGCACAAAGGCTGGTTTGCCTGCACCACCGCCTTATGCATCTTCCACTGGAGCTCAAAATGAAGATTCTGGAGCCAATTCTTACCATTGTTGA